The Apium graveolens cultivar Ventura chromosome 6, ASM990537v1, whole genome shotgun sequence genome contains a region encoding:
- the LOC141667936 gene encoding haloacid dehalogenase-like hydrolase domain-containing protein Sgpp isoform X3 encodes MLYRTQNVTRRQFCFIGFNDGVPITEEFFIQNIAGKHNEDIATFLFPDDHSRGVKFMEDKEAVFRRMAKEQIKPINGLDKLIKWIEDRSLRRAAVTNAPRLNADMMVSLLGLSDFFEFVIIGSDCERAKPFPDPYLKALELLKVSKDHTFICEDSVSGITAGVAAEMPVVGLTTRNPEDLLKTAKPALLIKDYADPKLWAALEEIDRKTGAATVKKDMDDSEVPQSKVRARIPV; translated from the exons ATGCTTTACAGAACACAAAATGTGACGAGAAGGCAATTTTGTTTT ATAGGTTTCAATGATGGTGTCCCTATCACGGAGGAGTTTTTTATTCAGAATATTGCTGGAAAGCATAATGAAGATATCGCAACTTTCCTGTTCCCTGATGATCATTCACGCGGTGTAAAATTTATGGAAGATAAAGAAGCAGTGTTCAGGAG AATGGCCAAGGAGCAAATTAAGCCTATAAATGGCCTTGACAAATTGATAAAATGGATTGAAGACCGCAGTTTGAGAAGAGCAGCTGTTACTAATGCTCCTAGGCTAAATGCTGATATGATGGTCTCTCTTCTTGGCTTATCAGATTTCTTTGAGTTTGTTATTATCGGGAGTGATTGTGAACGTGCCAAACCTTTCCCAGATCCCTACTTAAAGGCACTTGAACTACTCAAGGTGTCGAAAGATCACACATTTATTTGTGAG GATTCTGTTTCAGGAATAACAGCTGGGGTTGCTGCCGAAATGCCTGTTGTTGGTTTGACGACCAGAAATCCCGAAGACTTATTAAAGACAGCAAAACCAGCCTTACTTATTAAGGATTATGCAGATCCAAAGTTGTGGGCTGCTTTGGAAGAGATCGATAGAAAGACAGGCGCAGCAACAG ttaagaaggatatggatgatagtgaagtccctcagtccaaagtgcgagctaggattccagtttga
- the LOC141667936 gene encoding haloacid dehalogenase-like hydrolase domain-containing protein Sgpp isoform X1 encodes MTAQNSIDDSTSSLSRLAPLEAVLFDIDGTLCDSDPLYFYAFQEMFSEIGFNDGVPITEEFFIQNIAGKHNEDIATFLFPDDHSRGVKFMEDKEAVFRRMAKEQIKPINGLDKLIKWIEDRSLRRAAVTNAPRLNADMMVSLLGLSDFFEFVIIGSDCERAKPFPDPYLKALELLKVSKDHTFICEDSVSGITAGVAAEMPVVGLTTRNPEDLLKTAKPALLIKDYADPKLWAALEEIDRKTGAATVKKDMDDSEVPQSKVRARIPV; translated from the exons ATGACAGCCCAAAACTCAATTGACGACAG CACATCTTCTCTCTCGAGATTGGCTCCACTCGAAGCAGTGCTGTTTGACATTGATGGAACACTATGCGATTCTGATCCCCTCTACTTCTATGctttccaggaaatgttttcagAA ATAGGTTTCAATGATGGTGTCCCTATCACGGAGGAGTTTTTTATTCAGAATATTGCTGGAAAGCATAATGAAGATATCGCAACTTTCCTGTTCCCTGATGATCATTCACGCGGTGTAAAATTTATGGAAGATAAAGAAGCAGTGTTCAGGAG AATGGCCAAGGAGCAAATTAAGCCTATAAATGGCCTTGACAAATTGATAAAATGGATTGAAGACCGCAGTTTGAGAAGAGCAGCTGTTACTAATGCTCCTAGGCTAAATGCTGATATGATGGTCTCTCTTCTTGGCTTATCAGATTTCTTTGAGTTTGTTATTATCGGGAGTGATTGTGAACGTGCCAAACCTTTCCCAGATCCCTACTTAAAGGCACTTGAACTACTCAAGGTGTCGAAAGATCACACATTTATTTGTGAG GATTCTGTTTCAGGAATAACAGCTGGGGTTGCTGCCGAAATGCCTGTTGTTGGTTTGACGACCAGAAATCCCGAAGACTTATTAAAGACAGCAAAACCAGCCTTACTTATTAAGGATTATGCAGATCCAAAGTTGTGGGCTGCTTTGGAAGAGATCGATAGAAAGACAGGCGCAGCAACAG ttaagaaggatatggatgatagtgaagtccctcagtccaaagtgcgagctaggattccagtttga
- the LOC141667936 gene encoding haloacid dehalogenase-like hydrolase domain-containing protein Sgpp isoform X2: MTAQNSIDDSTSSLSRLAPLEAVLFDIDGTLCDSDPLYFYAFQEMFSEIGFNDGVPITEEFFIQNIAGKHNEDIATFLFPDDHSRGVKFMEDKEAVFRRMAKEQIKPINGLDKLIKWIEDRSLRRAAVTNAPRLNADMMVSLLGLSDFFEFVIIGSDCERAKPFPDPYLKALELLKVSKDHTFICEDSVSGITAGVAAEMPVVGLTTRNPEDLLKTAKPALLIKDYADPKLWAALEEIDRKTGAATGLF, encoded by the exons ATGACAGCCCAAAACTCAATTGACGACAG CACATCTTCTCTCTCGAGATTGGCTCCACTCGAAGCAGTGCTGTTTGACATTGATGGAACACTATGCGATTCTGATCCCCTCTACTTCTATGctttccaggaaatgttttcagAA ATAGGTTTCAATGATGGTGTCCCTATCACGGAGGAGTTTTTTATTCAGAATATTGCTGGAAAGCATAATGAAGATATCGCAACTTTCCTGTTCCCTGATGATCATTCACGCGGTGTAAAATTTATGGAAGATAAAGAAGCAGTGTTCAGGAG AATGGCCAAGGAGCAAATTAAGCCTATAAATGGCCTTGACAAATTGATAAAATGGATTGAAGACCGCAGTTTGAGAAGAGCAGCTGTTACTAATGCTCCTAGGCTAAATGCTGATATGATGGTCTCTCTTCTTGGCTTATCAGATTTCTTTGAGTTTGTTATTATCGGGAGTGATTGTGAACGTGCCAAACCTTTCCCAGATCCCTACTTAAAGGCACTTGAACTACTCAAGGTGTCGAAAGATCACACATTTATTTGTGAG GATTCTGTTTCAGGAATAACAGCTGGGGTTGCTGCCGAAATGCCTGTTGTTGGTTTGACGACCAGAAATCCCGAAGACTTATTAAAGACAGCAAAACCAGCCTTACTTATTAAGGATTATGCAGATCCAAAGTTGTGGGCTGCTTTGGAAGAGATCGATAGAAAGACAGGCGCAGCAACAG
- the LOC141667666 gene encoding pentatricopeptide repeat-containing protein At2g20540-like, whose translation MSHISTRSLQKFIATQKSFSKTSPKLWPKLNYTDPLDDKGLPILKLTHPILHKLDTHNVSLKNFKQVQSQLIISGLFQHSLAFGRVVKKLCSFPCGVDYAVALFDHFEKPDAFICNTITRCFVNLNDPLSGLCFYYEKMIARFVWPNHYSFPIIVKVCGELGRVREGEKVHCRIVKHGFEFDLFVRNAMIHMFFVFGRVRDAGKVFDTCCELDVVSWNSMIDGYVKNGEVGLARWLFDEMPERDLFSWNSMIAGYVGVGDMGRAKELFDGMPCRDLVSWNCLIDGFARVGNIVAAIEYFDRLAVRNVVSWNTILALYVRVKRYGECLRLFDRMIAEGDVRPNEASVMSVLSACAHLAELDRGKWVHSYIKRDKNIKADVLLSTALLTMYSKCGALDLAKNVFDEMPEKSVVTWNSMIMGYGMHGDGEKALHMFMEMERSGQMPNDATFVCILSACTHAGMILEGWWYFDIMHRVYKIDPKIEHYGCMVDLLGRAGLLRDSEEVIKKMPMEAGPAFWGALLSACRSHSNVELGKVVAKRLIDLEPEDIGPYILLSNIYAAEGRWDDVDKVRRKMVEKGFQKAAGSSVFQIGDLGGESYQVTGSDHKRNMVYSMLSDMGTQIKMSSRNLRC comes from the coding sequence ATGTCTCACATTTCAACACGCTCTCTCCAAAAATTCATTGCAACCCAAAAAAGCTTCTCCAAAACCTCACCAAAACTATGGCCCAAACTCAATTACACCGATCCATTAGACGATAAAGGGCTGCCCATCTTGAAATTGACCCACCCAATTCTCCATAAATTAGATACACACAATGTATCTCTAAAGAACTTCAAACAAGTTCAGTCCCAGCTCATAATTTCAGGTCTTTTTCAACACTCACTTGCTTTTGGTCGTGTAGTGAAAAAACTTTGTTCTTTTCCTTGTGGAGTTGATTATGCAGTTGCGTTGTTTGATCATTTTGAGAAGCCTGATGCTTTTATTTGTAATACTATTACAAGATGTTTTGTCAATTTGAATGACCCTTTAAGTGGTTTGTGTTTTTATTATGAGAAAATGATTGCGAGATTTGTTTGGCCTAATCATTATAGTTTTCCGATAATTGTTAAGGTTTGTGGTGAATTGGGGCGTGTTAGAGAAGGGGAAAAGGTGCATTGTAGGATTGTGAAACATGGGTTTGAGTTTGATTTGTTTGTTCGGAACGCGATGATTCATATGTTTTTTGTTTTTGGGAGAGTTAGGGATGCGGGGAAGGTGTTTGATACGTGTTGTGAATTAGATGTGGTGAGTTGGAATTCGATGATTGATGGGTATGTGAAGAATGGGGAAGTTGGGTTGGCAAGGTGGTTATTTGATGAGATGCCGGAGAGGGATTTGTTTAGTTGGAATTCGATGATTGCGGGGTATGTGGGAGTTGGGGATATGGGGAGGGCCAAGGAATTGTTTGATGGGATGCCGTGTAGGGATTTAGTTTCTTGGAATTGTTTGATTGATGGGTTTGCGAGGGTTGGGAATATTGTGGCTGCGATTGAGTATTTTGATCGATTGGCGGTTAGGAATGTTGTTTCGTGGAATACTATATTGGCTTTGTATGTGAGGGTGAAGAGATATGGTGAGTGTTTGAGGCTATTTGATAGGATGATAGCAGAAGGAGATGTACGTCCTAATGAAGCTTCTGTTATGAGTGTTTTGTCTGCATGTGCACACCTTGCAGAACTTGATAGAGGGAAATGGGTTCATTCTTACATTAAACGTGATAAAAATATTAAAGCTGATGTTTTACTCTCGACTGCTCTCTTAACAATGTATTCCAAATGTGGGGCATTGGATTTGGCCAAAAATGTTTTTGACGAGATGCCTGAAAAAAGTGTTGTGACTTGGAATTCGATGATAATGGGTTATGGAATGCATGGCGACGGAGAGAAAGCTCTTCATATGTTCATGGAGATGGAAAGGAGTGGCCAGATGCCGAATGATGCTACATTTGTGTGCATTTTAAGTGCATGCACTCATGCAGGAATGATTTTGGAGGGTTGGTGGTATTTCGATATTATGCATAGAGTTTACAAGATTGATCCTAAGATTGAACACTATGGTTGTATGGTTGATCTCCTTGGCCGTGCAGGTTTGCTGAGAGACTCAGAGGAGGTTATCAAAAAGATGCCAATGGAGGCAGGGCCTGCTTTTTGGGGAGCTTTACTTTCAGCATGCAGAAGCCATTCAAATGTAGAGCTTGGGAAAGTAGTGGCTAAGCGATTAATAGATTTGGAACCAGAGGATATTGGGCCATACATTTTGTTATCCAATATATATGCTGCAGAGGGAAGGTGGGATGATGTAGATAAGGTGAGGAGGAAGATGGTGGAAAAGGGTTTCCAGAAAGCTGCAGGGTCAAGTGTATTTCAGATTGGGGATCTAGGGGGCGAATCTTATCAAGTGACAGGTTCGGATCATAAGAGGAACATGGTGTACTCCATGTTAAGTGACATGGGTACTCAAATTAAAATGTCTAGCAGAAATTTAAGATGTTAA